From a region of the Flavobacterium branchiarum genome:
- a CDS encoding MFS transporter, whose product MSSSSNTATIDGSVLAQKTVYSVLFSIAFAHLLNDLMQAVIPATYPILKDNFNLNFTQVGLITFVFQLTASLLQPFIGFYTDKKPMPYSLVIGMIFTISGLCLLSVSNEFWMLLIAVGLVGIGSSIFHPEASRVAFLGSGGKRGLAQSIFQLGGNAGSAIGPLLVALVVAPYGQSHVVWFVIAGILGIIILSRIAVWYENHMNLRAANKITSEEATVPLSNKKITISIVVLLMLIFSKFFYMASMSSYFTFYLIDKFGMSIQDSQFYLFVFLASVAAGTLIGGPLGDRFGRKYIIWISILGAAPFTLLLPYANLFWTGVLSVIIGVVIASAFSAILVFAQELKPGKVGMISGLFFGFAFGMGGLGSAILGYVADQTTIEYVFKISSYLPLIGVLTYFLPNMKKKI is encoded by the coding sequence ATGAGTTCCTCTAGTAATACAGCAACAATCGATGGTTCGGTTTTAGCCCAAAAAACAGTTTATTCTGTATTGTTTTCTATAGCATTTGCCCATTTATTAAATGATTTAATGCAAGCAGTAATCCCTGCAACTTATCCAATATTAAAGGATAATTTTAATTTAAATTTTACTCAAGTTGGATTAATTACTTTCGTTTTTCAGCTTACTGCGTCTTTATTACAACCTTTTATTGGGTTTTATACGGATAAAAAACCAATGCCTTATTCCTTAGTTATAGGTATGATTTTTACAATTTCTGGTTTATGCTTATTATCGGTATCTAATGAATTTTGGATGTTATTAATAGCAGTTGGATTAGTAGGTATTGGTTCTTCGATATTTCACCCCGAGGCTTCTAGAGTTGCCTTTTTAGGTTCAGGAGGAAAGCGTGGTTTGGCACAGTCCATTTTTCAATTAGGTGGAAATGCTGGTAGCGCTATAGGACCATTATTGGTTGCTTTAGTAGTTGCTCCTTATGGACAATCACATGTTGTTTGGTTTGTTATAGCGGGAATATTAGGAATTATTATTTTATCTAGAATTGCAGTTTGGTATGAGAATCATATGAACTTGAGAGCTGCTAATAAAATAACTTCAGAAGAAGCAACGGTTCCTTTGTCAAATAAAAAAATAACTATTTCAATTGTTGTTTTATTGATGCTTATTTTTTCTAAGTTCTTTTATATGGCAAGTATGTCTAGTTATTTCACTTTCTATTTAATTGATAAGTTTGGAATGAGTATTCAAGATTCACAATTTTATTTATTTGTTTTCTTGGCATCTGTTGCTGCAGGGACATTAATAGGCGGTCCTTTAGGTGATCGTTTTGGTAGAAAGTATATCATTTGGATTTCTATACTAGGAGCGGCACCATTTACGTTGCTATTGCCTTATGCTAATCTTTTTTGGACAGGAGTATTATCTGTAATTATTGGAGTGGTAATAGCATCTGCATTTTCGGCTATTTTGGTTTTTGCACAAGAATTAAAACCGGGTAAAGTGGGAATGATTTCGGGATTGTTCTTTGGATTTGCTTTTGGAATGGGAGGACTAGGTTCAGCAATTTTAGGTTATGTAGCCGATCAGACTACTATTGAATATGTGTTTAAAATAAGTTCGTATTTGCCTTTAATTGGTGTTCTTACTTATTTCTTACCTAATATGAAAAAGAAAATCTAA
- a CDS encoding AEC family transporter, translating into MSNFILIFVFITAGLILQNIKGFPVHIYKTLNKIVIYLCLPALALYFIPKIKWSTELLFPIGAAWISFVVAFLLFSFLGKKYGWSNKLIGCLILTAGLSNTSFLGYPIIEALYGKQGLQTAILVDQPGSFVVISTLGVFVAAFFSKGSPDAKAITKKILFFPPFITFVIACFMNVLGYDFDIDLQFVFQKLGSLVTPLALLSVGLQLRFEKNSKHWGFLTFGLFFKLIITPLLFLVLYVFILKQNSSVIKVTIMEMAMAPMITGSILASTYGLKPRLSSMMIGFGIPISFVTLAFWYFILSFI; encoded by the coding sequence ATGAGCAACTTTATTTTAATTTTCGTTTTTATTACCGCCGGACTTATATTGCAAAATATCAAAGGTTTTCCAGTACACATTTACAAAACCTTAAATAAAATCGTAATTTATTTATGCCTTCCAGCTTTGGCATTGTATTTTATCCCAAAGATAAAATGGAGTACTGAATTGTTGTTTCCTATAGGGGCAGCATGGATTAGCTTTGTTGTTGCGTTTTTACTTTTTTCATTTTTAGGAAAGAAATATGGTTGGTCTAATAAGCTAATAGGATGCTTAATTCTTACTGCAGGATTGAGTAATACCTCTTTTTTAGGCTATCCCATAATAGAAGCTTTGTATGGTAAACAAGGACTCCAAACAGCTATTTTAGTCGATCAGCCGGGGTCTTTTGTTGTAATTTCGACTTTAGGTGTTTTTGTAGCAGCTTTTTTTTCAAAAGGAAGTCCAGATGCGAAGGCAATTACAAAGAAAATTTTGTTTTTTCCTCCTTTTATTACCTTTGTCATTGCCTGTTTTATGAACGTTTTAGGTTATGATTTCGATATAGATCTACAGTTTGTGTTTCAAAAATTAGGAAGTTTAGTTACACCTCTTGCTTTGCTTTCTGTAGGTTTGCAACTTCGTTTTGAAAAAAACAGTAAGCATTGGGGGTTTTTAACTTTTGGTCTGTTTTTTAAACTGATCATCACACCACTATTGTTTCTAGTATTGTATGTCTTTATTTTAAAGCAAAATTCTTCAGTAATTAAAGTTACAATTATGGAAATGGCTATGGCGCCAATGATTACCGGAAGTATATTGGCTTCTACGTATGGTTTAAAACCTCGATTGAGTAGTATGATGATTGGTTTCGGAATTCCAATTTCGTTTGTTACACTTGCGTTTTGGTATTTTATTTTGAGTTTTATTTAG
- a CDS encoding Rrf2 family transcriptional regulator — protein MISGKFAITTHILTLLSKFPNDYLSSEYIAGSINLNPVLVRKEISNLKKNHIVESKEGKNGGTRLLKPASEITLLDIFKMTFDTVNLGYAKNQPNPDCPVGKKINENLDLLYTDINEKINTELSTITLENFSNQF, from the coding sequence ATGATTTCAGGTAAATTTGCCATAACGACACATATTCTTACGCTACTCTCTAAGTTCCCCAATGATTACTTGTCATCGGAGTACATTGCGGGGAGCATAAATTTGAATCCTGTTTTGGTGAGGAAAGAAATTTCTAACCTAAAAAAGAATCATATTGTAGAGAGTAAAGAAGGTAAAAACGGAGGTACAAGATTATTAAAACCTGCTTCTGAAATTACCTTGCTTGACATTTTTAAAATGACTTTTGACACTGTAAATCTAGGTTATGCTAAAAATCAGCCCAATCCAGATTGCCCTGTCGGTAAGAAAATAAACGAAAATCTAGACTTATTATATACTGATATCAATGAGAAAATAAATACTGAATTAAGTACAATTACATTAGAAAATTTTTCAAATCAGTTTTAA
- the cysC gene encoding adenylyl-sulfate kinase — protein sequence MILIQFTGLSGSGKTTLAENVGSLLLEKGYKVEIIDGDIYRKTLCKDLGFSRNDRCENVRRLFNVGQEFIKSEVIVLMSVINPYEDLRNEIGQHEFVKTVFLDSSIANLIKRDPKGLYKKALLPDSDSNKIRNFTGISDVYEIPLNADLTIKTDSESVTVSTNKLYCFIVDNII from the coding sequence ATGATATTAATACAATTTACAGGTTTATCGGGCTCTGGAAAAACTACATTGGCAGAAAATGTAGGGAGTTTGTTATTGGAAAAAGGATACAAAGTTGAAATAATTGACGGTGATATTTATAGAAAAACCCTTTGCAAAGACTTGGGATTTTCAAGAAATGACAGATGTGAAAATGTGAGACGACTTTTTAATGTAGGTCAGGAGTTTATTAAATCTGAAGTTATCGTTCTAATGTCGGTTATTAATCCTTACGAAGATTTGCGGAATGAAATTGGTCAACATGAGTTTGTCAAAACAGTTTTCTTGGATAGTTCTATAGCTAATTTAATTAAAAGAGATCCCAAAGGATTGTACAAAAAAGCATTGCTGCCAGATAGTGATAGCAATAAAATCAGAAATTTTACAGGGATAAGCGATGTTTATGAAATTCCTTTAAACGCAGATTTAACAATTAAAACTGATTCTGAATCAGTAACTGTTTCAACCAATAAACTGTATTGTTTTATTGTAGATAATATAATTTGA
- a CDS encoding peroxiredoxin, with amino-acid sequence MATLRLGDIAPDFEADTTQGHIKFHEWLGDSWGVLFSHPADFTPVCTTELGTVANYYPEFVKRNVKVIALSVDGLESHLKWIKDINETQNTTVNFPIIADEDKKVANLYDMLHPNASDKFTVRSVFIIGNDKKIKLTLTYPASTGRNFDELLRVIDSLQLTANYSVATPANWKDGEDVVISPSIPDSDIPAKFPKGHNPIKPYLRMTPQPNK; translated from the coding sequence ATGGCAACACTACGATTAGGAGATATAGCTCCAGATTTTGAAGCAGATACAACACAAGGACATATAAAATTTCATGAATGGTTAGGAGATTCTTGGGGAGTGTTATTTTCGCATCCTGCAGATTTTACCCCAGTTTGTACTACAGAGTTAGGAACTGTGGCTAATTACTACCCAGAATTTGTAAAAAGAAATGTAAAGGTTATTGCTCTAAGTGTAGATGGTTTAGAATCGCATTTAAAATGGATTAAAGATATTAACGAGACTCAAAATACGACTGTAAATTTCCCTATTATTGCCGACGAAGACAAAAAAGTTGCCAATTTATATGATATGTTACACCCAAATGCAAGTGATAAATTTACTGTTCGTTCGGTTTTTATTATTGGAAACGATAAGAAGATTAAACTAACATTGACTTATCCTGCTTCGACAGGAAGAAATTTTGATGAATTACTTCGTGTTATTGATAGTTTGCAATTAACTGCAAACTATAGTGTGGCAACACCAGCAAACTGGAAAGATGGTGAAGATGTAGTTATATCTCCATCAATTCCTGATAGTGATATTCCAGCTAAGTTTCCAAAAGGGCACAATCCGATAAAACCCTATTTAAGGATGACTCCTCAGCCTAATAAGTAG
- the purB gene encoding adenylosuccinate lyase, translating into MTTLNELNAISPIDGRYRNKTLSLAPFFSEEALIKYRVLIEVEYFIALCEVPLPQLANVNAAVFESLRNIYKNFSTEDALWIKETEKVTNHDVKAVEYFIKDAFEKLGLSEYKEFIHFGLTSQDINNTAIPLSTKEAFESVYMPSLITLTAKLKELSVEWAAIPMLARTHGQPASPTRLGKEIGVFVERIEEQMRLLFNIPFAAKFGGATGNYNAHHVAYPQIDWKKFGGNFVENTLGLHHSFPTTQIEHYDHFAAFFDALKRINNIIIDLDRDIWTYVSMEYFKQKIKAGEIGSSAMPHKVNPIDFENSEGNLGIANAIFEHLSAKLPISRLQRDLTDSTVLRNVGVPIGHTIIAFEATLKGLNKLLLNESKFHEDLEKNWAVVAEAIQTILRREAYPNPYEALKGLTRTNEAIDKNAIHSFIATLDVSEEIKAELMKITPSNFLGI; encoded by the coding sequence ATGACTACTTTAAACGAATTGAATGCCATATCGCCAATTGACGGAAGATATAGAAACAAAACCCTTTCATTAGCGCCATTTTTCTCTGAAGAAGCGCTAATTAAATACCGGGTATTGATTGAAGTTGAATACTTTATAGCTTTATGCGAAGTGCCATTGCCACAACTTGCAAACGTAAATGCAGCTGTTTTTGAAAGCTTACGTAACATTTATAAAAACTTCTCTACAGAAGATGCCCTTTGGATAAAAGAAACAGAAAAAGTAACAAACCACGATGTAAAAGCTGTGGAGTACTTTATTAAAGATGCTTTTGAAAAATTAGGCCTATCTGAATATAAAGAATTTATCCACTTTGGGTTAACTTCTCAGGATATTAACAACACAGCTATTCCTCTTTCTACAAAAGAAGCTTTTGAAAGCGTATATATGCCTTCTTTGATTACGCTTACAGCCAAATTAAAAGAATTAAGCGTAGAATGGGCTGCTATCCCTATGCTTGCTCGTACTCACGGACAACCAGCCTCTCCTACTCGTTTAGGTAAAGAAATTGGTGTTTTTGTAGAGCGTATCGAAGAGCAAATGCGTTTGTTATTTAATATCCCATTTGCAGCCAAATTTGGTGGAGCAACAGGAAACTACAATGCACACCATGTTGCATATCCACAAATTGACTGGAAAAAATTTGGTGGTAATTTTGTAGAAAACACACTAGGACTACACCACTCGTTTCCAACTACACAAATAGAACATTATGATCATTTTGCTGCATTTTTTGATGCATTAAAAAGAATCAACAACATAATAATTGATTTAGACAGAGATATTTGGACGTATGTTTCAATGGAATATTTCAAACAAAAAATTAAAGCAGGCGAAATTGGTTCATCGGCTATGCCACATAAAGTTAATCCTATTGATTTTGAAAACTCAGAAGGAAACCTAGGAATTGCTAATGCTATTTTCGAACACCTTTCGGCTAAACTACCAATCTCAAGATTACAACGTGATTTAACAGATAGTACTGTTTTAAGAAATGTTGGTGTGCCAATTGGTCACACTATAATTGCTTTTGAAGCTACATTAAAAGGATTGAACAAATTACTTTTAAATGAATCAAAATTCCACGAAGATTTAGAAAAAAACTGGGCGGTTGTTGCAGAAGCAATTCAAACAATTTTACGTCGTGAAGCCTATCCAAATCCTTATGAAGCACTAAAAGGCCTTACTAGAACAAATGAAGCAATTGATAAAAATGCTATCCACAGTTTTATTGCGACATTAGATGTTTCGGAAGAAATCAAAGCGGAGCTGATGAAAATTACTCCTAGCAACTTTTTAGGAATATAA
- a CDS encoding SIR2 family NAD-dependent protein deacylase, which yields MKKKLVILTGAGISAESGIKTFRDSDGLWEGHDVMDVATPEGWYRNPELVLDFYNQRRKQLKEVVPNLGHIILAELEKDFDVHIITQNVDDLHERAGSTKVLHLHGELLKVRSSQDSNYILDWHDDLFMSHLDKKGNQLRPHIVWFGEEVPALEEAIEIAEQADYFAVIGTSLQVYPAAGLISYTPANAPVFYIDPKPIKIPNLRNKIEVIPEIASKGMEILKSKLAQITK from the coding sequence ATGAAAAAGAAACTAGTTATTTTAACTGGAGCTGGAATTAGTGCCGAAAGCGGTATTAAAACCTTTCGTGATAGTGATGGCCTTTGGGAAGGTCACGATGTAATGGATGTGGCGACTCCCGAAGGTTGGTATAGAAATCCCGAATTGGTTCTTGATTTTTACAATCAACGACGCAAACAACTCAAAGAAGTAGTGCCTAATTTGGGGCATATTATCTTAGCTGAACTCGAAAAAGATTTTGATGTGCATATCATAACTCAAAATGTCGATGATTTACACGAACGTGCAGGAAGCACAAAAGTTTTACATCTACATGGCGAATTACTTAAAGTACGAAGTTCACAAGATTCCAATTATATTTTAGATTGGCATGATGATTTATTTATGAGTCATTTAGATAAAAAAGGGAATCAACTTCGACCACATATCGTTTGGTTTGGAGAAGAAGTCCCGGCGCTCGAAGAAGCAATAGAAATTGCAGAACAAGCCGATTACTTTGCCGTAATAGGAACTTCTTTGCAAGTATATCCTGCAGCTGGATTGATCTCATACACTCCAGCAAATGCACCCGTTTTTTATATTGACCCTAAACCTATTAAAATTCCAAACTTGAGAAATAAAATTGAAGTTATTCCAGAAATAGCATCCAAAGGAATGGAAATATTAAAGTCGAAATTAGCTCAAATAACAAAATAG
- a CDS encoding cation:proton antiporter, with translation MSPTETVTNATQHLEPLISDLGLILMTAGIAVLIFKKLKQPLVLGYLIAGFLAGNHFDFFPSIKDIKSVEVWAEIGVIFLLFSLGLEFSFKKLMKVGGTSSITAITQILSMTLVGYCVGQWMGWGKMDSIFLGATLSISSTTIIIRAFDELGVKGKKFVGIVFGALIVEDIVAILMLVLLSTIAVSDQVSGGELLRSVLKLVFFLIIWFLGGIFIIPTILKKAKHLLTDEMLLIISLALCLMMVMFAANVGFSPALGAFIMGSIIAETTQAEKIEHLIQPVKDLFGAVFFVSVGMLINPDTLITYALPVALITLITIFGKAISSSIGALLSGQPLKQSVQTGMSLAQIGEFSFIIATLGMTLKVTSDFLYPIIVAVSAITTFTTPFLIKYSDPFSEFLERKLPKRWIKNINRYSVNAQAIKSVSTWQIVFRASITQIILHSIIITAIILLSAKFVAPLVADTRFGNTLAALITLVVIAPFLWALSLRRVKVNEVETLWEERKYRGALLMLILIRMSLGLFFVGFLLNIFFSPLVAFIALVIAITCYQFFPKKLNEQYHKIESHFLKNLNDRESTKIDRKYANLTPWDGHMSIFEIAKESNLAGKTLEELKIREELGINIAFIRRGDITIQIPTKTERLFPGDEICVIGTDAQVNEFKDYLTKNEIEIPQAVEESEIVLNQLELSDDQFAKKSISEFRHQTNALVVGIERNGKRILNPESQLILEKDDIIWVVGDKKRMKNFGKKV, from the coding sequence ATGAGTCCTACAGAGACTGTAACGAATGCCACCCAACATTTAGAACCCTTAATTAGTGACTTAGGATTAATCCTAATGACAGCTGGGATAGCTGTGCTAATCTTTAAAAAACTAAAACAGCCTTTGGTTCTAGGCTACTTAATAGCAGGATTTTTAGCAGGAAATCATTTTGATTTTTTCCCTTCTATAAAAGATATAAAAAGCGTAGAAGTTTGGGCCGAAATTGGGGTTATCTTTTTGTTGTTTAGTCTGGGGCTAGAATTTAGCTTTAAGAAATTAATGAAAGTTGGAGGAACCTCCTCCATCACCGCTATAACACAAATTTTGTCCATGACCCTCGTCGGTTATTGTGTTGGACAATGGATGGGCTGGGGTAAAATGGATAGCATTTTTCTTGGAGCAACACTCTCTATTTCATCTACAACAATTATCATTCGTGCGTTTGACGAATTGGGAGTTAAAGGAAAAAAGTTTGTAGGGATTGTATTTGGAGCATTAATTGTTGAAGATATTGTCGCTATTTTAATGTTAGTTTTATTATCAACGATAGCCGTTAGCGATCAGGTTTCTGGTGGTGAATTGCTACGATCAGTTTTAAAATTAGTTTTCTTTTTAATCATTTGGTTTTTAGGGGGAATCTTTATAATTCCAACTATTCTAAAAAAAGCAAAACACCTTTTGACTGATGAAATGTTACTAATAATTTCATTAGCACTTTGTTTAATGATGGTTATGTTTGCTGCAAATGTAGGCTTCTCACCCGCTCTAGGTGCTTTTATTATGGGATCTATTATTGCAGAAACTACGCAGGCAGAAAAAATAGAGCATTTGATTCAACCAGTAAAAGATCTTTTTGGTGCTGTTTTCTTTGTATCAGTTGGAATGTTAATCAATCCAGACACATTAATTACTTACGCATTACCAGTTGCTCTTATTACTCTTATTACTATTTTCGGAAAAGCAATTAGTTCTTCAATTGGAGCTTTATTATCAGGGCAACCTCTTAAACAATCAGTACAAACTGGGATGAGTTTGGCTCAAATTGGAGAGTTCTCATTTATCATAGCTACTCTAGGAATGACACTAAAGGTTACCAGCGATTTCTTATACCCGATAATTGTGGCAGTATCAGCTATAACAACATTTACAACGCCTTTTTTAATTAAGTATTCAGATCCTTTTTCTGAATTCTTAGAACGAAAACTACCCAAAAGATGGATCAAAAACATCAACCGTTATAGTGTCAATGCACAAGCTATAAAATCGGTTAGCACTTGGCAGATTGTATTTCGTGCTTCGATAACACAAATTATATTGCACTCTATTATTATTACAGCCATTATTTTATTATCGGCAAAGTTTGTTGCTCCATTAGTAGCAGATACCCGTTTCGGAAATACGTTGGCTGCATTAATTACTTTAGTTGTAATTGCACCATTTTTATGGGCGCTTTCGTTACGCCGTGTAAAAGTAAATGAAGTTGAAACTTTATGGGAAGAACGAAAATACCGTGGAGCTCTTTTAATGTTAATCTTAATCAGAATGAGCCTTGGTTTATTCTTTGTTGGTTTCCTATTAAACATTTTCTTCTCTCCTTTGGTTGCCTTTATTGCCTTAGTTATAGCCATTACCTGTTACCAATTTTTCCCCAAGAAACTAAATGAGCAATACCATAAAATAGAAAGTCATTTCTTAAAAAACCTTAACGATAGAGAATCTACTAAAATAGATAGAAAGTATGCTAATTTAACACCTTGGGATGGACACATGTCGATATTTGAAATTGCAAAAGAATCTAATCTAGCTGGAAAAACACTAGAAGAATTGAAGATTAGGGAAGAATTGGGAATCAATATTGCCTTTATAAGACGAGGTGACATCACTATACAAATTCCAACAAAAACAGAACGGTTATTTCCTGGAGATGAGATATGTGTTATTGGTACTGATGCGCAAGTAAATGAATTTAAAGACTATCTAACCAAAAACGAAATAGAAATTCCTCAAGCAGTTGAAGAATCAGAGATTGTTTTAAACCAACTAGAACTATCCGATGATCAGTTTGCTAAAAAAAGCATTAGTGAATTTAGACATCAAACAAACGCTTTGGTCGTTGGAATTGAAAGAAACGGTAAACGAATCCTTAATCCAGAATCGCAGTTAATTTTGGAAAAAGATGATATCATTTGGGTTGTTGGAGACAAAAAACGAATGAAGAATTTCGGAAAAAAAGTATAA